One Gossypium raimondii isolate GPD5lz chromosome 3, ASM2569854v1, whole genome shotgun sequence genomic window carries:
- the LOC105795491 gene encoding uncharacterized protein LOC105795491, which yields MDPCHFVRILVGNLALKFPSTESSSSCYCKIKLKNFPHQVATIPQQDIETNSCSSQKPLAACFSLSKSQIDNIVSKWGSSYKVSIEVYAGGSGSGSTCGLSSGKLLGKVSVPLDLRGAESRPCVAHNGWVTIGKNGSSLQLCLTVRTERDPRFVFQFGGEPECSPQVFQVQGSVKQAVFTCKFGFRNTSDRNLGSRSSLSESKAPRKWLRSLKTDKDQPSKERKGWSITIHNLTGSPVAMASMVTPFVPSPGSDRVTKSNPGAWLILRPGCGTWKPWGRLEAWREPSFTDAIGYRFDLFHDDITTAASVTSTVASSTINTKLGGKFTVDMTSLSTPLISPQSSGDFGSGSRSGSRPGSGSGSDFGFSPQNQFRGGFVMSSTVEGTGKCSKPEVEVGVHHVTCTEDAAAFVALAAAMDLSMDACRSFNQKLRKELRQQQTQNFVV from the exons ATGGATCCCTGCCACTTTGTAAGGATCCTGGTGGGTAATTTAGCCCTAAAATTCCCATCAACAGAGTCATCTTCTTCATGTTATTGCAAGATTAAACTCAAGAACTTCCCACACCAAGTAGCTACAATCCCACAACAAGACATAGAAACCAACAGCTGTTCTTCTCAGAAACCGTTGGCTGCTTGTTTTAGTCTTAGCAAGTCTCAGATCGATAACATCGTCTCGAAATGGGGTTCGTCGTATAAAGTTTCCATCGAGGTTTACGCCGGTGGCAGCGGAAGCGGCAGTACGTGTGGGTTGTCGTCCGGGAAATTACTAGGGAAGGTCTCGGTGCCGTTGGATCTACGCGGAGCTGAATCAAGGCCGTGTGTGGCTCACAATGGATGGGTTACTATAGGCAAAAATGGATCATCTTTACAGTTGTGTTTAACGGTTAGAACCGAACGAGACCCAAGATTCGTGTTCCAGTTCGGTGGTGAACCTGAATGTAGTCCACAGGTTTTTCAAGTTCAAGGAAGTGTTAAACAAGCTGTTTTTACTTGCAAGTTTGGTTTTAGAAACACAAGCGACCGAAACCTAGGATCAAG ATCCTCTTTGTCTGAATCAAAAGCTCCAAGGAAATGGCTACGTTCATTAAAAACAGATAAAGACCAGCCTTCTAAAGAACGAAAAGGGTGGTCAATTACAATCCATAACCTTACTGGTTCACCGGTAGCAATGGCGTCAATGGTGACACCCTTCGTACCATCTCCTGGTTCAGACAGGGTTACAAAATCCAACCCCGGTGCATGGTTAATTCTCCGACCAGGTTGTGGAACATGGAAACCTTGGGGTCGTCTCGAAGCTTGGCGTGAACCTAGTTTCACCGACGCCATTGGATACAGGTTCGACCTCTTCCACGACGATATCACTACCGCCGCAAGTGTAACATCCACCGTCGCCAGCTCCACCATCAACACCAAACTTGGCGGGAAATTCACCGTGGATATGACAAGTTTATCAACCCCATTAATAAGTCCACAAAGCAGTGGTGATTTCGGGTCAGGATCACGTTCCGGGTCAAGACCAGGATCCGGATCAGGATCAGATTTCGGGTTTTCGCCGCAAAATCAATTCAGGGGAGGGTTCGTGATGTCATCAACGGTGGAAGGAACGGGGAAATGTAGTAAACCGGAAGTGGAAGTAGGGGTGCATCACGTGACATGCACGGAGGATGCAGCAGCTTTCGTGGCATTAGCAGCGGCTATGGATCTAAGTATGGATGCTTGTCGGTCTTTTAATCAAAAGCTAAGGAAAGAACTGAGGCAACAGCAAACTCAGAACTTTGTCGTTTAA
- the LOC105796236 gene encoding agamous-like MADS-box protein AGL62: MGKKSLGRQKVEMVKMKNNSNLQVTFSKRRSGLFKKASELCTLCGVEIGIIVFSPGNKVFSFGHPEIGNVIDRYVNGNPPDNSGTLHLIEAHRNANVRELNMQLTELVNQIEIEKRRGEELNQMRRASQSQYWWESPIEEQNPQQLQQLKSALEELKKNVAKQVEKLLIQTTNSQPFFVGSSSAGMFPNNVEFDPNTMSQGYNNVPNMIPPGFNPNPELYNPCPPGFGHAFF, from the exons ATGGGGAAGAAAAGCTTAGGCCGTCAAAAGGTTGAGATggtgaaaatgaagaacaatagCAATCTTCAAGTGACTTTCTCGAAACGTCGTTCCGGTCTTTTTAAAAAGGCTAGTGAACTTTGCACCCTTTGCGGTGTTGAAATCGGCATCATCGTCTTCTCTCCGGGCAACAAAGTCTTCTCTTTCGGCCACCCTGAAATCGGGAACGTCATCGATCGGTATGTCAACGGTAACCCTCCTGATAATTCGGGTACGTTGCATCTCATCGAGGCTCACCGTAATGCTAATGTTCGTGAACTCAACATGCAGCTCACCGAG TTGGTGAATCAGATCGAAATCGAGAAACGGCGGGGCGAAGAGCTTAACCAAATGAGAAGAGCAAGCCAAAGCCAGTACTGGTGGGAATCACCGATCGAGGAACAGAACCCTCAACAACTCCAGCAGTTGAAATCTGCATTAGAAGAGTTGAAAAAGAATGTGGCAAAGCAAGTGGAGAAGCTTCTTATTCAGACAACGAATTCGCAGCCGTTTTTCGTCGGGAGTTCAAGTGCCGGGATGTTCCCCAACAACGTCGAGTTCGACCCGAACACGATGTCTCAAGGATACAACAATGTTCCCAACATGATACCTCCAGGATTCAACCCTAATCCTGAACTATACAATCCTTGTCCTCCTGGATTCGGACATgcgtttttttaa
- the LOC105795492 gene encoding probable E3 ubiquitin-protein ligase ARI2, whose translation MEDFSSSDEDYYYSSDRDSLDGFENDESDSQWVTSKSPTTKVITKESLLAAQREDLRRVMDMLSIREHHARTLLIHYRWDVEKLLAVLVENGKSYLFASAGVSVVEGEHTGTSLLSLSSTSMCEICIEELPVDTMTKMECGHGFCNDCWTEHFVVKINEGQSRRIRCMAHKCNAVCDESVVRNLVSKRHPDLAEKFDRFLLESYIEDNRMVKWCPSTPHCGNAIRVEDDEFCEVECSCGLQFCFSCLSEAHSPCSCMMWELWTKKCRDESETVNWITVHTKPCPQCHKPVEKNGGCNLVSCICGQAFCWLCGGATGRDHTWSTIAGHSCGRYKEDQAKKTERAKRDLYRYMHYLNRYKAHTDSFKLESKLKETILEKISISEERESILRDFSWVTNGLNRLFRSRRVLSYSYPFAFYMFGEEIFVDEMTNKEREIKQHLFEDQQQQLEANVEKLSKILEEPFDQYSDDKVTEMRMQIINLTVITDTLCKKMYECIENDLLGSLQCNTHNIAPYKSKGIEKASELAVCWNSKPSTTEKCVASDSGTSGKRDRPFGFGSLEDSGCPSQRRPKKETYGGVFFDISMPADVLHRN comes from the exons ATGGAGGATTTTTCGAGCAGCGACGAGGATTATTACTATTCGTCCGATCGAGATTCCCTTGACGGTTTCGAGAATGACGAGTCCGATTCTCAGTGGGTCACTTCCAAGAGTCCCACTACAAAg GTTATTACAAAAGAATCACTTTTAGCTGCACag AGGGAGGATTTAAGGAGAGTAATGGACATGTTATCTATAAGGGAACACCATGCTCGAACTTTACTAATCCATTACCGATGGGATGTTGAGAAATTGCTTGCCGTGCTCGTGGAGAATGGAAAATCGTACTTGTTCGCCTCGGCAGGTGTTTCTGTTGTTGAGGGTGAGCATACAGGAACGTCTTTATTGTCGTTGTCATCTACATCCATGTGTGAGATATGCATTGAGGAGTTACCGGTTGATACGATGACGAAAATGGAATGCGGGCATGGGTTTTGCAATGACT GTTGGACGGAACATTTTGTTGTGAAAATAAATGAAGGACAAAGTAGGCGAATTAGGTGCATGGCGCACAAATGCAATGCTGTTTGTGATGAATCTGTTGTGAGAAATCTAGTCAGTAAAAGGCATCCCGATTTAGCCGAGAAATTTGATCGATTTCTTCTTGAGTCCTACATAGAAGATAATAGGATGGTTAAATGGTGTCCTAGTACTCCACATTGTGGAAATGCAATACGTGTCGAGGATGATGAATTTTGTGAGGTAGAGTGTTCTTGTGGTCTGCAGTTTTGTTTTAGTTGCTTATCCGAAGCACATTCGCCATGTTCATGTATGATGTGGGAGCTTTGGACCAAGAAATGTCGAGATGAGTCGGAAACAGTAAATTGGATCACTGTTCATACAAAGCCATGTCCGCAGTGTCACAAACCCGTGGAGAAGAATGGGGGTTGTAATCTTGTGAGCTGTATTTGCGGGCAAGCATTTTG TTGGCTATGTGGGGGAGCTACGGGGCGGGATCACACTTGGTCAACAATTGCAGGTCATAGCTGTGGTCGCTACAAAGAAGATCAAGCGAAAAAGACTGAACGAGCGAAGCGAGATCTTTATCGATACATGCACTATCTCAACCGTTATAAAGCTCATACAGATTCTTTTAAGCTCGAGAGTAAACTCAAGGAGACTATTTTGGAGAAGATATCGATTTCAGAAGAAAGGGAGTCAATTCTTAGAGATTTCAGTTGGGTAACTAACGGACTCAATAGGCTTTTCAGATCGAGACGGGTTCTTTCATATTCATACCCATTTGCATTCTACATGTTCGGAGAAGAAATATTCGTTGACGAGATGACAAATAAGGAAAGGGAAATAAAACAGCATTTATTTGAGGATCAACAGCAGCAACTCGAGGCAAATGTCGAGAAACTCTCTAAGATTTTAGAAGAGCCCTTTGATCAATACAGTGATGATAAAGTAACGGAGATGAGAATGCAAATTATCAATCTCACCGTGATCACTGATACCCTTTGCAAGAAAAT GTATGAATGCATCGAGAACGATCTATTGGGATCTCTCCAATGTAATACACATAACATAGCTCCATACAAATCTAAGGGCATCGAGAAAGCATCCGAGCTTGCCGTTTGTTGGAACAGTAAACCGAGTACTACCGAGAAATGTGTTGCATCTGATTCTGGCACTAGCG GCAAACGGGATCGACCTTTTGGTTTTGGGAGTTTGGAAGACAGTGGTTGCCCGTCCCAGAGACGACCTAAAAAGGAGACGTATGGCGGTGTATTCTTCGATATAAGTATGCCAGCTGATGTTCTTCAtaggaattga
- the LOC105796051 gene encoding uncharacterized protein LOC105796051: MGICSSSQYTIKADNRLTWPPPSTTKIIYPDGNLQQLSQPIKASVVLSQNPSCFLRNSELTYVNSCLRQVPGDEQLQLYQIYFLMPLSMSQAPLSLEELCSLAIKAGAALSRLNEAYSHKEVCISGLLQLQLIKNVVKHHPIGIIKI; the protein is encoded by the coding sequence aTGGGTAtttgttcatcttctcaatacACGATAAAGGCCGACAATCGCCTGACCTGGCCGCCGCCCTCCACCACCAAAATAATATACCCAGATGGAAACCTTCAACAACTAAGTCAACCCATCAAAGCCAGCGTTGTTCTGTCCCAGAACCCGAGTTGTTTCCTTCGCAACTCGGAGCTCACGTATGTGAACTCGTGCCTGCGTCAGGTACCCGGTGACGAACAACTTCAGCTGTACCAAATCTATTTTCTAATGCCACTGTCTATGTCTCAAGCACCACTTTCACTTGAAGAATTATGTTCGCTCGCCATTAAAGCTGGTGCTGCATTATCTCGTTTGAATGAGGCTTATTCTCACAAAGAAGTGTGCATATCTGGTTTATTGCAGCTGCAACTCATTAAAAATGTTGTGAAACATCATCCCATTggaatcataaaaatttaa
- the LOC105795493 gene encoding uncharacterized protein LOC105795493, protein MKYNEISHFSHPQHTLTFDYTETPFKCDGCKEVGIGSHYRCSFCDFDLHTHCAIPSLSIHHPFYTKCSFQFFSRPPGNTPRYCNACEKDVTGFVYHCKSCGFDLHPCCAKLPMVLDDGETNLYLYRKVRAPCHKCGRKGRSWSYRSSCKKYNLHVACVREMLVENWHELYFGYGKGIKKLENRIPSLKNTLQTPHKRRKGKVKKCCEMAGLALQFVISAVLGDPTSLIAGVIGTLMS, encoded by the coding sequence ATGAAATACAATGAGATATCCCATTTCAGCCACCCTCAACACACACTTACATTCGACTACACCGAAACCCCATTCAAGTGCGACGGGTGCAAAGAAGTCGGCATCGGCTCACATTACCGATGTTCCTTTTGCGATTTCGATCTCCACACACACTGCGCCATACCTTCTCTTTCAATCCACCACCCTTTTTACACCAAATGTTCCTTCCAATTCTTCTCGAGACCACCCGGCAACACACCTCGTTATTGCAACGCTTGTGAAAAAGACGTTACCGGGTTCGTTTACCATTGTAAGTCATGCGGGTTCGATCTTCACCCATGTTGCGCGAAGTTACCGATGGTATTAGACGACGGAGAAACGAATTTGTATTTGTATAGGAAAGTGAGGGCACCATGTCATAAATGTGGACGTAAAGGGAGGAGTTGGAGTTATAGGTCCAGTTGTAAGAAATATAATTTGCATGTTGCATGTGTTAGGGAAATGTTAGTGGAAAATTGGCATGAATTGTATTTTGGATATGGAAAGGGTATTAAGAAACTGGAAAATAGAATCCCAAGTTTGAAAAACACATTGCAAACACCACATAagagaaggaaaggaaaagtaaagaaatgttGTGAAATGGCTGGTCTGGCTTTACAATTTGTGATATCAGCTGTGCTTGGGGATCCCACAAGTCTTATTGCTGGAGTTATTGGAACATTGATGTCGTGA
- the LOC105795494 gene encoding protein JINGUBANG, translating into MGNDKGGTMVMEQSNNLHSRPKLGTLFKSEPSLFPTGAEDDEVPNRKSSASMASPRCSNSTTTSGEGSPYIMSPWIQASPYVKSPWVINPSMLQADYGQDGLIASIVREEGHIYSLAAAGDLVYTGSDSKNIRVWKDLKEFSGFKTKSGLVKAIIVLGGKVFTGHQDGKIRVWKVSSTTSPSVHKRLGSLPTFKDIIKSSVKPKNYVEVRRNRNVLRIKHFDAVSCMSVNEEVGLLYSGSWDKTLKVWRLADSKCLESIDAHDDAINSVVAGFDSLVFTGSADGTVKVWKRELQGKGTKHFLVQVLLKQENAVTSLAVSRESAVLYCGSSDGLVNFWERDKHLSHGGILRGHKMAVLCLATAGNLVFSGSADGSICVWRREKGGIHKCLSVLTGHTGPVKCLAVEEDDRTSRKTDRKWIVYSGSLDKSVKVWRVSENAPDMKEIKQVS; encoded by the coding sequence ATGGGAAACGATAAGGGTGGTACGATGGTTATGGAGCAAAGCAATAACCTCCATAGCCGACCAAAACTAGGAACTCTCTTCAAATCTGAACCTTCTTTGTTTCCTACCGGTGCCGAAGACGACGAAGTCCCCAATCGTAAAAGCAGCGCATCAATGGCGAGCCCGAGGTGTTCCAACAGTACGACGACGAGCGGTGAGGGTTCGCCGTATATCATGTCACCGTGGATACAAGCTTCTCCTTATGTCAAATCACCATGGGTTATTAACCCATCTATGCTCCAAGCTGATTATGGCCAAGATGGGCTTATTGCTTCCATTGTAAGAGAAGAAGGTCATATTTACTCGTTGGCTGCGGCTGGGGATTTGGTTTATACGGGTTCCGATAGCAAGAACATCCGTGTGTGGAAAGATTTGAAGGAATTTTCAGGTTTTAAAACTAAAAGTGGATTGGTTAAAGCCATTATTGTATTGGGTGGTAAGGTATTCACCGGTCACCAAGACGGTAAAATCCGTGTGTGGAAAGTCTCATCGACGACGAGTCCTAGCGTACACAAAAGATTAGGCAGTTTGCCGACGTTCAAAGATATAATAAAAAGCTCTGTTAAACCGAAGAACTATGTTGAAGTTCGGAGGAACCGAAATGTTCTTCGGATCAAACACTTCGATGCCGTTTCTTGCATGAGTGTAAACGAAGAGGTCGGGTTGTTATATTCAGGGTCTTGGGATAAAACCCTGAAAGTTTGGCGATTAGCCGATTCGAAATGCTTGGAATCCATCGACGCTCATGACGATGCCATTAATTCCGTGGTGGCCGGATTTGATAGCTTGGTGTTTACGGGATCAGCTGACGGTACGGTCAAGGTATGGAAAAGGGAATTACAAGGGAAAGGAACTAAGCATTTCCTGGTCCAAGTGTTGTTAAAACAAGAAAACGCGGTTACATCATTGGCCGTGAGCCGAGAATCGGCGGTGTTGTACTGTGGGTCGTCGGACGGGCTCGTTAACTTCTGGGAACGCGACAAGCATCTTTCCCATGGTGGGATTTTACGGGGACATAAAATGGCGGTCCTCTGCTTAGCCACAGCGGGGAATTTGGTTTTCAGCGGGTCAGCCGATGGGAGCATATGTGTATGGAGACGAGAAAAAGGTGGTATCCATAAGTGTCTCTCGGTCTTAACCGGTCATACCGGTCCAGTCAAATGCTTAGCCGTCGAGGAAGATGATCGGACGTCGAGGAAAACCGACCGGAAATGGATCGTTTACAGTGGTAGCCTCGATAAATCCGTCAAGGTGTGGCGCGTGTCTGAAAACGCGCCAGATATGAAAGAGATTAAGCAAGTGAGTTGA
- the LOC105795497 gene encoding uncharacterized protein LOC105795497 produces the protein MEFVIEQGKQPHQECSTLLLPALSIGNVGQLAVDLLVSSMKAERIGYLDDPFVLPCVGNDAYGPIPCGDLALPLEAYESAFSRVALLQQRSPVVKGRMVEFAKNLANFAAASGKKHVVLLSSLDFGKWQKIDMSSGPQIYYLSSINPDGRDDNCEQLGWKRLQEYNPAQRCWKYLSMLAEGNTMLESNLPFEDELEDEDYYPSLPFAALFSCLKAKGLKVTCLLCYCSEGDNIQDAFHLAEAACRLLGLNPNAFPGNGSGGWVIPFSWHTVYGPPPDMSIF, from the exons atgGAATTCGTTATTGAACAAGGCAAACAACCACACCAAGAATGCTCTACTTTGCTTCTG cctGCTTTGTCGATTGGGAATGTGGGGCAACTAGCGGTGGATTTATTAGTATCATCAATGAAAGCAGAGAGAATTGGGTACTTAGATGATCCCTTTGTCCTTCCTTGTGTTGGAAATGATGCTTATGGCCCTATTCCTTGTGGTGACCTTGCTCTTCCTCTTGAAG CTTACGAGTCAGCTTTTAGTCGAGTTGCTCTCCTCCAACAGCGGTCACCCGTCGTTAAG GGACGAATGGTTGAATTTGCCAAAAACTTGGCAAATTTTGCTGCTGCAAGTGGAAAGAAGCATGTTGTTCTGCTTTCCAGCTTGGATTTTGGAAAGTGGCAGAAAATTGACATGTCAAG TGGTCCGCAGATTTATTACCTATCCAGCATAAATCCTGATGGAAGAGATGATAACTGTGAACAACTTGGATGGAAAAGGCTGCAAGAATATAATCCTGCTCAAAGATGTTGGAAGTATCTTAGCATGTTAGCTGAAGGAAATACTATGCTGGAAAGTAATTTACCTTTTGAAGATGAGCTGGAAGATGAAGATTATTACCCTAGTTTGCCATTTGCAGCacttttttcttgtttgaag GCCAAAGGCTTGAAGGTTACGTGTTTACTATGCTACTGTTCGGAAGGGGATAATATACAGGATGCTTTTCATTTGGCTGAGGCAGCATGCAGACTTTTAGGCCTAAATCCTAATGCTTTTCCTG GTAATGGAAGTGGTGGTTGGGTCATTCCTTTCTCATGGCACACTGTTTATGGACCGCCACCGGATATGTCTATCTTTTAG